Part of the Oncorhynchus mykiss isolate Arlee chromosome 12, USDA_OmykA_1.1, whole genome shotgun sequence genome, catatgatttgaaaaacgaatcaggagtaggcagtgccataagtgagtaaactgagatatgactaaagagttaacaAGGGCATTTTTTTctataaatagacaggtatttacctctccatggtttcAGGATCctgtctatttttacaagttttctattgaaattccttgtggagagcttattcatatattttgtgatatgaataccaagtatcTGTACTTCACCggcagcccattttataggtacaccgcagggtaatgtaaaatgtatatttttttaaagaggtAACATTATACACATAGGCTTTAGTCCAGAGAGTCCAGACAAGTTAcctagatcttcaatgagacattgcatGGATTTAGCTTGCGGACTTAATATAAAacgagtcatcggcatacatagACATTTGTTTTAAGCCtgggatttctaatcctctaatgttgttattggatccGATTTTAATAGCTATCATTTCGATTGCCATAatgaatagatatggtgacagcggacacccttgtttaactcctcttgacaattcaaaactctgagaagtagccgttatttactattttacacctggggttgctatacattacttttacccattttataaagAGAGTCACCAAAattgaaaatataaataaaatccagtcttactttatcaaatgccttttcatactccgctataaataccaggcctggcttcatggatgtttcatgatgttctattatttctagtagttgtcgtatattatctccaatgtatcgtccatgtaaaaaacctgtctgatcaggatgaacaatacctggtaaaacctttttaattctgagtgctatgcatttcgctagtatttttgcatcactACATTGAAGTGTAAGGCGCCTCCAGTTTTTTTTAGACTGGATCTTTATTTGCCAtttgggtcttgttttaataatagtgaaatcagaccttcctgctgcgtacctgacagactaccatttctataggagtagttaaaacaatctaagaatggagcttttagtatatAAAAAAAGCTCTACCTCTaccggtatgccatcaagccctgggagttttccagactgaaaggaattaatagcctcaaaaagttattcctctgtaatttgaCCTTCGCACttatctttctgtacatttgttaatttccattttttgtattatttggaaataattccttaccgtaatcttcattcagtggCAGAGGATGAGACGGAAATGAGAACATCTGCTTAAAATATttagcttcctcttttaaaatataattctgAGAATCATAGATGACTGATGACTCTGTCTTCAGTAACGagtttctgcaaattatttttgttTGCGTTCCTGTGttggagattcaggaagaattttgtgaatttttctctattatattatctactatattatattttcAAAGTAGTATGGATCATCCTTATTcggaccatatagattaatgagccaaatctgtTTTTCAtccactttcatattcaaaaAGATCCACCAGCCTTGCGAATCACTCctgactatttgcacattcagatatacatttttgttaattaatatcatcacaccttttgagttgctttgtccatgacagaaaattatttcaccaccccattcctttttccaagcaacttcatctaaggatgtagagtgagtttcctgtaaacagtatatgTTAAATTCCGTTTCTTTTAGAAAAGACTGATCTTTTTTATAATCTGCTAAaccgttacaattataactggctatatttatttcaccccttaccataactagatactattctcagtGTAAATTGACCATAATTAGTGATTGTAAAGTTACTGCTATCAGAGGTATTATGACGGTCAAAGagctttcaaatgtctgatatttagaattcaagaaatgGATTCTAGCAATATTTGTTTGATTCTGTTGCCTGTTTGCCCGTGAGCCAATTTCACAGATGTTAAAAAAATGGAGATAAGATATTGTGTGTAGtaaatctgagtaggttgatgtgaATGATATTGGATGTAATTTAGTGAGTGTGTACGATGTCTGTATAagagtaagactataatgtgtgttgtccaaataaataataacccTGCCAATTTGCATGGTcgagtgtctatgtgtgtaacatgtagtgtgtatagccttaatattcatgatgataattgtaatccatatcttatcaccatcatagttgcatcataattacctttaacataattgaaaaacacatcccagcatGAGTTGAATTTCGAGTTGAATAGGCCACACCCCACAGGATGTTGAATTTGAGTGAAGTATAATTTAATTAAAAGAAATCATAGAACATGAGTTTCATTGAATCTGCCAGGTCATACTTCCAGATACCAAAGACTATATCACTAGAATTGCCAATGATATTTTCACCAACCATTTAATTTCTTTGGCTTATTTTTGAAGGCCTCAGGGTCAACTTGAGGGTTAAACTACCACATTCTGGGGAATATTGTATTTTCCCCAAATTGAACAAAGTTTCAGTGATTAATGAAATATAACTTATTCGCATACAGGCCAATGttcttttttttaatgttattCGCATACATGTTTTGTTTTCCTTGGTCATTCATTTCAAGCGTTTATCCTGCACGGATATCACAACGTGTTTGATGTTTTATGTGCAAGATGTACTGTAGAATAGAAGAggcattttaatttaatttaattatatTTCCTTTCATTCAAATTTGAATTGCAATTCTGTATCTGGTTTACTACTACAATTCAAATTCAATTTAAGTAAAATTAAATTCAAGAATTTGAGGCATTCTCAATAATATTatgaattgagcccaacccttaTGTATTCATTAGGAGAGCACACTGGAGCAACACTTTTTTGTTAACAAATAATGAAAATCtgtgttcttattggacaagttcaggtactACCTCCCCTGTTTCACACCGTTTCTAAAAATGTTCTCCCTACTGAACACTAGCCTGGCCTGCAGCTGCAGGGCTCACCTCTTTCCAGATGTTGTAGTGTGAGAGGAAGCAGCCCAGCTCTCCCTTAGTGAGGGGCCTGCCGTGATACGGATCACTGTAGCCTGGTAGCATGTGGATCCCCAGGGCATTGATCTCACTGATGTTCATcgctctgagggagagagagggaggggcgggagaggggggggtgagagagaaagagacagagataaagagagacacacatagagatggagagagaaataacAGGGTCATTTTGAGGGCTTGAAGACTTAGCGACATGACATTATAAACAGTGGGGCAACTTTTGCTGTATGTTATGATGTCCCatcactgagtctacctttaatggTACATGAAGTGTATGACGTGCCGAGAGAGGAGTACCTTCAAAAAGGGGTCAACTTACTTGCCGTCTACCGCTTGAATGACCTTGCAGGCAATCTCTTGCTCGTACAGAGTCCTCAGCATGCGATCCCGCCGGTCGGTCCGTTTCTTTAGGTTGATCATGAACACCTGCACACACGCAATGCATGGGCCTTACTGTACGGTAGTGAGTCAATACATGCAATACCACATGGCACCCACAGAGGGAGACATTTAGAGCTGAAGGGTGCAAAAGAGACATTCTGAATTGTAGTTGATAAATGCTAAATAGACAGCTACCCTTAAACACTCAGAAAACAATTGGATAGGTGTATGAAATGTGGTGACATTTCAACCAAGCCTACCAGAAGACATGGTGAAGCAattgccttattgcttaatgcCATTAGATCCTTACACATCTTCAGGAGTGCCTAGGGcagaggtgtcaaactcattccatggagggccgagtgtctgctggtttttgacATTTACTTTCGATTGTGTCCAATTAAGAGCTAGACAACCACGCAAGGGGCGTTCTtaactaatcagtgaccttaattgatcaatcaagtacaagcgaggagtgaaaacctgcagacactcaacCTCCATAGAAAGAGTTTAACAATGTGGGCATAGGAGCTAGGGGGTCAATAAGGAACTCAGAAACCATATTCTGAGCTGGCTCATATCCCACCTCATCAAAGCCCAGTTTATCTTGTATCTTTATGGGGGCCGGGATGTACTCCGAGGGCAGCACATGAGGGTTCCGCACTAACGTGAGAAAGGAGAAAAATTATAGGAATGATAAACAACTCACAATCTGACCAGTAACATTAGTTAGAGAAGAACGAAATGCTCCAACTTCCAGCTGTGTTCTGATATCCACACTGGCCTACCACTTAGAATGAGGCAATGTATTGAGCATCCATCCTAAGTGGTAACCCAGTGAGACGTCAAAAAGACCTAATTTCAACCAGTTTTGTCCAATTCGGATGCTAGTATGGACATTAGAGCTGACCTTTTGACCTGTGACAATATGACATAACACTCACCATTGACCTCCAACAAGGAATGTAGGAAGCTGTCTGCTTCGTCTGTCAGGGAGTTGTGGGCTCGCAGTGGCACGGGGAAATACCCATAAGTCTCTCTGTTACATAGGAACATCTGCACATCTGTGGAAGACGGAGGAAGAGTAgtgtagagggagaagagacgTTTGTTATTAACAACAAGGTTACTACAAACATTTACACATTGCTTTGCTATGGCTATTCACAGTACAAGTCTCACTGTAGATGAGGTTCTTTGTGTCACGCCTGAAAATATCTACCTTCAAAATATGACACTTATGTATTTATGCAAAAGTATAATTAAGATATCTTACACAAAGCATACACTATGTCTGTGGATAGAATGAGAAAAAACAGACTCTGAAAACTCACCACAGTCTGTTAGACCCCCAGGAATTTTGCACAtaaaaaatcatttaaaaaacacGTGCAGAACGTGATTTCTGATCCTTAGATTTGAGAAAGAAGTCCACTGAGGGGCGGGACaggggtggggcaggggtgaaAGCTACGTAGTCGTAGCCTCCGCCTATTCACAAAGCGCCTGCGGGAGGCGGAgagctgatctagaatcaggtcctccctgtccatataatcttattcattactGTTGCTGAAAACTCAGATATAAAAGAATAACAGCAGTAGGCATACCTGCCATGTGAACAGAATAACAGCAGTAGGCATACCTGCCATGTGACCAGAATAACAGCAGTAGGCATACCTGCCATGTGACCAGAATAACAGCAGTAGGCATACCTGCCATGTGACCAGAATAACAGCAGCAGGCCTACCTGCCATGTGAACAGAATAACCACAGCAGGCCCACCTGCCATGTGAAACAGAATAACCACAGCAGGCCTACCTGCCATATAAAACAGAATAACCACAGCAGGCCCACCTGCCATGTGAACAGAATAACCACAGCAGGCCCACCTGCCATGTGAACAGAATAACCACAGCAGGCCTACCTGCCATATAAAACAGAATAACCACAGCAGGCCTACCTGCCATATAAAACAGAATAACCACAGCAGGCCCACCTGCCATATAAAACAGAATAACCACAGCAGGCCCACCTGCCATGTGAACAGAATAACCACAGCCGGCCTACCTGCCATGTGAACAGAATAACCACAGCCGGCCTACCTGCCATGTGAACAGAATAGCCACAGCAGGTCCACCTGCCATGTGAACAGAGTAACCACAGCAGGCCTACCTGCCATGTGAAACAGAATAACCACAGCAGGCCTACCTGCCATGTGAACAGAATAACAGCAGCAGGCCTACCTGCCATATAAAACAGAATAACCACAGCAGGCCCACCTGCCATGTGAACAGAATAACCACAGCAGGCCTACCTGCCATATAAAACAGAATAACCACAGCAGGCCCACCTGCCATGTGAACAGAATAACCACAGCAGGCCTACCTGCCATGTGAACAGAATAACCACAGCAGGCCTACCTACCATATGAAACAGAATAACCACAGCAGGCCTACCTGCCATGTGAACAGAATAACAGCAGCAGGCCTACCTGCCATATAAAACAGAATAACCACAGCAGTCCCACCTGCCATGTGAACAGAATAACCACAGCAGGCCTACCTGCCATATAAAACAGAATAGCCACAGCCGGCCCACCTGCCATGTGAACAGAATAACCACAGCAGGCCTACCTAAGTCCTCTGAGGGGCGGGACgggggtggggcaggggtgaaATCTAAATAACCACAGCAGGCCTACCTGCCATGTGAACAGAATAACCACAGCAGGCCTACCTGCCATGTGAACAGAATAACCACAGCAGGCCCAAATGCCATTTGAGCGTAGAGGTCTAACACAATGTGTACCAAATCATTATCATGCTGTATTGTATGTGAAAGCTACTAAACAGGATACACAAGAGAGAACACGTTAACAGTACCTGCCATGCGAGCTGAGAAGGCGAAGACAATGATGTCATCGAAGGCCCAGCTATAGTCTGGGTGAGGGGGGTGGAAGGCCAGCTGGCGTGACGCCTCCTTCCTCAAGTCAATCAGGAAGGTGGAGTGCACCATGGGAACCGCGAAGCATCCTTTACGCACCTGCTTTCTCATAGGGATGTATGCCGGGGTACGCTTATAGTAACCCtggaggaggacgagggagaACTGTTTAGAATACGATGAGCACTTCTAAGCGCGTCAATCAAGGTGATTGTGCTCTCACTTTAATGCATGATCGCATGCAAAGTATCTGGGGAGGACACGACCGCACGcctgcacacaagcacacaagcacacacacacacagtagcataCCTGGGAGGTCATGCCACACCAGAAGTTGGAGTAAGCTGCACGGGACTCTAACATGGGCGCTACGATCGTCTTCTTCTCCTTGATGAGCTTCCACAGTACATTAGGATTGGTCAATAGGTTATCACAGTCCGCTACCTAGACAGGAGAAAGTGGAAGAgggtgtgagtgcgtgtgtgtgtgtgagagagtttgatagaaaggggagagggaacagtgagacaCTTAATCCACTTCACGCTTTAAACATCACTCTGCAATGTCAACCCTCTCTTGTGACACTTTGAACAATGGATGTCATTGTAGCCTAAGTCCAGCCACCAGAATCAGTGTTAGAATGAAGAGGCAGTATTGgccacagacctgggttcaaatagtatttgttttaatTCATAAACTTTAGCTGCTCTATTTTAACCCAGCTTTAATTGCACAACATTACTGAAGACAAAAGGCACATTTCAAGAACAAAACTTCCTCATCTGTGCTTTCACTCCGTCCCATAATTATACCCCTGCGAGTCCTGGACAATGTGTTCATGCTTTGGGGTGCAAGAATAGAACTCAAAGCTGTCATATTTAAGATTCAGCCAGGTTTGTTACAGAATGGTACATAGTAACACCAAGCCAGATGAATTGGTTTCCTCTAAACCAGAAGTGAGACAGGAAAACCTGACTCCTGCTGTTCTCTTACTGCGTTATTGTTCTTGTAAGGAGAACTCTGCGCCTCCGTAAAATAGGACGGGTCGTCGTGGAGAAAGACTTGAcagcgtctcaaatggcaccctattccctacacattgaccctggtcaaaagcagtgcactttgcatcccaaatggcaccttattccctacacactatgtagggaatagggtgccgttcgGGATGCACACTGTTGATCTGTAAAAGAGGTTGGGGTCGTCATGGAGACTGGATAAAGAAGTACCATGAAGTAGTCTGCCCACATGTCTCTTGCGGAGTCCAGTGCTGCCTGCCGTAGCTTCATCACGTGTGCATAGCGGAGGTTGGTCCACTGCTTCGGGCTGTCTGCATCCTGGTACTCTCTGAGTGACAAACATAAACAGGACATTCAGTACATCCTCTCGGTGACACTTTACATTAAGGTTCCTTTTTGTAACATTTTACATTAAGGTGCCTCTCCGGTGACACTGTACATTAAGGTGCCTCTCGGTGACACTGTACATTAAGGTGCCTCTCCGGTGACACTTTACATTAAGATGCCTCTCTGCTGACACTGTACATTAAGGTGTCTTTAAGGAGGATGTTAAGGGTTTATACGTAGTTGGTAGATAGTTTATGAGTTAATATGTAGTTTAACTCACATATTAACCATCTATAAATGATTTACAAAAGTAATGTAATTACCTCTCCTGTAATGTGTTACCTCTCCTGTATAAATGAGACAGAtagatacagaaacacacacagtttaTAAAGTGAACATGAGAGGAACTCACGTGGGCTCCTCCTGCGGCCTCCACTCCACATAGTGGTACAGTTTTTGGACCTTGACGAGCCAGTCACGCAGGATGGCTGTAGTGTTGTCCACATTGTGATCCGTCGCAACCctgtacaacacagagacacattattattttttcctTTTCTGGTCAACAGTGTAAGGGtaataagcacatagacacatacacagacgTTTATAGGAGACGTGGCATTGGAAGTAGACCTGAGTAAAGTAGAGACAGTGAATGTGAAAGAGCATATCAGATGACAGTACTTCAGTGTTCACTTCAATGGCCTATTTTCAAGAGCGATGGGATACTGACTCCAGCATTGAATTCCATACAAGCATGTCTTACACCCGTACCAAAGCAGCTCTAATATCCATCACACATCCATGTGGGTTACTAAAAAGCAGAAAATAGACTAAATAAGCAAGAAGGCTGGGGAAGTGAAACTTTATGGTTATTAGCTACTGaaaaggactgtgtgtgtgtgtgtgtgtgtgtgtgtgtgtgtgtgtgtgtgtgtgtgtgtgtgtttgagagttaTTGTGTCAGACTGACAGTTTGCGTGCCTGATTCCATTCTGCGGCGGTCCCAACTCAAACCACATCTTTCTGTCTATGTGAATAGGAACAGGGGATCCTGTTACAACCAGAGAGAATGACTGCTAATCAGTCGAGCCGATATATCCGCCAATATTGACCTTTTCTAGTCTTCTagtccaccgctgcaactcccatacggactcaggagagtcGAAGGTGCGTCCTCCGAAAACACAAcactgccaagccgcactgcttcttgacacactgctcgcttaacccggaagccagccgcaccgaggtgtcggaggaaacaccgcacAGCTGGATGCGCccggccgccacaaggagtcactagagcgacaaggacatcccagccggccaaaccctcccctaacccggacgacactgggccaatccAGAGTCCGCTTTAGACGGACCAATATTACATGCGCACTAGCACTCAGCACGCACAGACAGCAGCGCGAGAAGCGACGACGTCATCAAGTCATCCAAAAACATGTCAGACATTGGATAAATATAAAATGGTAATATCTTCGCCTGTGAGTGATGAAAAACAATTGGCCTCAGCAACAATTATTTGAATAAGTCAATGGATGT contains:
- the colgalt1a gene encoding procollagen galactosyltransferase 1, which codes for MHGYNFFLSTALTILFSGPAQGYFPEERWSPESPLLAPRVLIALVCRNSEHSLPYFLGNIERLNFPKDRVAIWVATDHNVDNTTAILRDWLVKVQKLYHYVEWRPQEEPTEYQDADSPKQWTNLRYAHVMKLRQAALDSARDMWADYFMVADCDNLLTNPNVLWKLIKEKKTIVAPMLESRAAYSNFWCGMTSQGYYKRTPAYIPMRKQVRKGCFAVPMVHSTFLIDLRKEASRQLAFHPPHPDYSWAFDDIIVFAFSARMADVQMFLCNRETYGYFPVPLRAHNSLTDEADSFLHSLLEVNVRNPHVLPSEYIPAPIKIQDKLGFDEVFMINLKKRTDRRDRMLRTLYEQEIACKVIQAVDGKAMNISEINALGIHMLPGYSDPYHGRPLTKGELGCFLSHYNIWKEIAERGLKSSLVIEDDLRFEVFFKRRLMNLMSEVESQGLDWDLIYIGRKRMQVDRPEKSVPNIHNLVEADYSYWTLGYMMSLQGAQKLLRAEPLKRILPVDEFLPVMFNKHPVSDYMEQFEVRDLKAFSAEPLLVFPTHYTGDAGYISDTETSVVWDNEKVRTDWDRARSGKTQEQAEISSEAQNSDVLQSPLDSTATRDEL